Below is a genomic region from Azoarcus sp. KH32C.
TGCGGCGTCGTCGAGGTAGCAGAAGGCCGTCTCGCCGCTGACCTCATAGCGGCGCGAGAAGCTCCCCGCGTGTGCCTCGGCCCAGGCCTGCGCGCCGCTGACACCGCTCAGGCCGTTCGCGCCGCTGCCGTTCCAGTCGCCATAGACCTCGACGACCTGCGGTTCGATCTGCGCGGCGATCACCTCGCGCGGGCTGCCTTCGGTGAGCATGCGGCCATTGTCGAGGATCGCGAGCCGGTCGCCGAGACGCTCGGCCTCGTCCATGAAATGCGTCGTCAGCAGCACCGTCGTGCCGGCGCGGATCAGCTGCTTGAGGCGATCCCAGATCAGGTGTCGCGCCTGCGGGTCGAGGCCCGTCGTCGGTTCGTCGAGGATCAGCAATTCCGGGCGATTGACGAGTGCGCGGGCGAGCGTCAGGCGCCGCTTCATACCGCCGGAGAGCGTCTGGATGCGCGCGTCGCGCTTGCCCTCGAGGCCGGCGAAGGCGAGCAGCTCGGGGATGCGTCCCTTGATCGTCGCGTCGTCGAGCCCGAAGTAGCGGCCGTAGACGAGCAGGTTCTCGGCGCAGGTGAAATCCGGATCGAGGTTGTCCTGCTGCGGCACGACGCCGACGCGCATCCGCGCCTCGCGCGCCCGTGCCGGAACCGGCAGCCCGGCCAGAAGGATCTCGCCCGCCGAGGGCGTCGTCAGCCCGAGCGCGCAGCGCAGCGTTGTCGTCTTGCCGGCGCCGTTGGGGCCGAGCAGCGTGAAGCACTCGCCGGCCGCGAGCGTGAGGTCGATGCCGGCGACGACTTCCTTCGTGCCGTAGGACTTGTGCAGCCCGCGGATCACGAGTGGCGTGGTCTGTGCGACGCCGCGTGCGCCCGCCGCGAGGTCGTCCGGCATGCTGCGCACGACGCTCAGCTGACCGGCGGCTTGGTGGTGGCGAAGCTCGGGCGCGCGAACATGCGCTCGGCGAGCGCCGCCAGCGCCGGATGGGTGCTGCGCCATTCGTGATCCGGGAAGCGCAGGTCGAGGTAGCCGAGCGCGACCGCGACCGAGATGTCGGCGAGGCTCATCGCGTCGCCGTGCAGCCACTCGCGGCCGGCGGCGCGCCGCTCAAGTTCGTCGACGCTGCGGTCGACCTTCTCGATCTGGCGGTCGATCTCCATGTCGCTGCGTTGGCCGGTCGGGCGTCGCGATTCAAGCACCGCGAGCACTGCCGCGTCGATCACGCCGTCGGCGAGCGCTTCGAACTGGCGCACCCGCACCGCTTCGAGCGGATCCTGCGGGATCAGCGCCGGTGCGGCGCCCAGCGTCTCAACGTAGCCGGCGATCACCGGCGAATCGAAGAACACTTCGCCGTCGTCCGTGACCAGCGCCGGCACCTTGCCGAGCGGGTTCACGGTCGGGATCCGGGTGTTCGCCTCCCACGGCGAATCGACCACGAGTTCGAACGGCAGGCCCTTCTCGGCGAGGATGATGCGGATCTTGCGTGCGTAGGCGCTGGTGAGCGAGGCGAACAGCTTCATGCAGATCTCCTGTGGGGGACGGTGCGCTCAGAGCGGGTCCCAGTTGCGGCGGATGATGTCGCGGATCAGGTGCAGCTTGCCGTGGAAGAAGTGGTCGGCGCCCGGCACGACGACGACGGGCAGCTCCTGCGGCCGTGCCCAGTCGAGCACGTTCGCGAGCGCGACCGTCTCGTCGATCTCGCCGTGGATCACCAGCGTGTCCTTCGGTACCGCGCCGGTCGAGTAGCTGCGCGCCCCGGTCACGTCGCCCGCGGCGGTGCCAACGAGCACGATGCGCTGCGGCGCCATCACGCCGTCGCCGAGGCGGGCGGCGACGCGCGTCTGCACGTAGGCGCCGAACGAAAAGCCGCCGAGCGCGAGCGGCAGGCAGCCCCAGCGCGACTGCGCCCAGGCGATCACCGACAGCATGTCCTCGGTCTCGGCCCCGCCGTTGTCGTGCGCGCCTTCGCTCTTGCCGACGCCGCGGAAGTTCGGGCGCACGACCGCGTAGCCGAGCTCGCGCAGGCTGCGCGCGAGCGTGTGGGCGATCTTGTTGGTGTTGGCGCCGCCGAACAGCGGGTGCGGATGGCAGACCAGCGCGATGCCGCGCACGGTCTCGGGCGTGTCGATCAGCGCGTCGATGGCTCCGTCGGGCCCGCGCAGCAGGACGGATTCGGTGGGCTGCGGGCGGGTCATGGATTATCCGGGAGGCGCAGGCGGGTCACGATGCGGCCATGGACGAGATGCTCCTGGATGATCTCCTCGATGTCCTCCTGGTCGACGTAGGTGTACCAGACGTTGTCCGGATACACGACGAGCACCGGCCCCTCGTCGCAGCGGTCGAGGCAGCCCGCCTTGTTGATGCGGATCTTGCCGCGGCCCTTCAGGCCGAGCGCGCCGATGCGGTCCTTGGCATAGGCCTGCATCATGCTCGCCTTGTGGTCGTTGCAGCAGGTGTCGCCGGGTTCGCGCTGGTTGCAGCAGAAGAAAACGTGGTGCTTGAAATAGCTCATTCAGGGGCTCCGCATGGCCGGACCGGCGCGCCGCCGCTCCGTATCCGGCCGATTATAGCTGTCACTCGACCGGACGCTTCGCGAGATGCTCGCCGCGCCACAGGCCCACGGCGGACAG
It encodes:
- a CDS encoding ATP-binding cassette domain-containing protein, which produces MPDDLAAGARGVAQTTPLVIRGLHKSYGTKEVVAGIDLTLAAGECFTLLGPNGAGKTTTLRCALGLTTPSAGEILLAGLPVPARAREARMRVGVVPQQDNLDPDFTCAENLLVYGRYFGLDDATIKGRIPELLAFAGLEGKRDARIQTLSGGMKRRLTLARALVNRPELLILDEPTTGLDPQARHLIWDRLKQLIRAGTTVLLTTHFMDEAERLGDRLAILDNGRMLTEGSPREVIAAQIEPQVVEVYGDWNGSGANGLSGVSGAQAWAEAHAGSFSRRYEVSGETAFCYLDDAAPLLAHLAEQPGLRYLRRPANLEDVFLKLTGRELRD
- a CDS encoding glutathione S-transferase, whose product is MKLFASLTSAYARKIRIILAEKGLPFELVVDSPWEANTRIPTVNPLGKVPALVTDDGEVFFDSPVIAGYVETLGAAPALIPQDPLEAVRVRQFEALADGVIDAAVLAVLESRRPTGQRSDMEIDRQIEKVDRSVDELERRAAGREWLHGDAMSLADISVAVALGYLDLRFPDHEWRSTHPALAALAERMFARPSFATTKPPVS
- a CDS encoding alpha/beta hydrolase: MTRPQPTESVLLRGPDGAIDALIDTPETVRGIALVCHPHPLFGGANTNKIAHTLARSLRELGYAVVRPNFRGVGKSEGAHDNGGAETEDMLSVIAWAQSRWGCLPLALGGFSFGAYVQTRVAARLGDGVMAPQRIVLVGTAAGDVTGARSYSTGAVPKDTLVIHGEIDETVALANVLDWARPQELPVVVVPGADHFFHGKLHLIRDIIRRNWDPL
- a CDS encoding ferredoxin; this encodes MSYFKHHVFFCCNQREPGDTCCNDHKASMMQAYAKDRIGALGLKGRGKIRINKAGCLDRCDEGPVLVVYPDNVWYTYVDQEDIEEIIQEHLVHGRIVTRLRLPDNP